In Rattus norvegicus strain BN/NHsdMcwi chromosome 1, GRCr8, whole genome shotgun sequence, a genomic segment contains:
- the Carns1 gene encoding carnosine synthase 1 isoform X4, producing the protein MLCLDPLGTEWDHPLGSKDLDGEEEPWKGGAGLPPTDCFPGPWRQDVSLDCKGSPEEAEARAWTVYYYGLLQSCLQQAGLPETQDRSQAPRTGCPGAEVTLCILGSPSTFLSLLLEGGVQSPGNMLLCLSPAWLMKVASAGQEGEADLLVSKAVSFYPGGLTFLDDFVPPRHATYFLAGLGPEFGHSKEAAELARHLTCPTGGSSELARLLEDRLLMRWLLSQQSGVAVPATLAFTYRPPGLLRGGDTSPGLRLVELSGKEGQETLVKEEVEAFVHSKALGDASQVAVRLSGWRWRGQQVLPLHLQEEPSTVVNTVLGLLEKLEEEESVLVEAMCPPVRLPLPGSPAPGPELAVRICAVVCRIQGDRPLLSKVVCGVGRGDQPVRHHYTLPRSLGVALAQCGLEEEAQVALLEQGIKEAAEAALAAVLALEAGLSVEQRGGRQVHTDFLGVDFVLTVVGRTLTPVVLKLNSGLCLETCGALEGLWAMPRLRRSAEEAAAAPLVETMLRRSGRHLMDGKQLLVIGAGGVSKKFVWEAAQDYGLKVSLESRKGCPQIQSYLKWVLSTLSSVKAASSLNA; encoded by the exons ATG CTCTGCCTGGATCCACTGGGTACAGAGTGGGACCATCCCCTGGGCTCCAAGGACCTGGATGGAGAGGAAGAACCATGGAAAGGAGGCGCTGGTCTGCCACCCACAGACTGCTTCCCTGGGCCCTGGCGCCAGGATGTTAGCCTGGATTGCAAGGGCTCCCCGGAAGAGGCTGAGGCTCGGGCCTGGACTGTGTACTACTACGGTCTCCTTCAGAGCTGTCTGCAGCAAGCTGGCCTTCCTGAGACCCAGGATCGCAGCCAGGCACCTCGTACAG GCTGCCCTGGGGCAGAGGTGACCTTGTGCATTCTGGGTTCCCCCagcaccttcctgtctctgttgcTGGAGGGCGGGGTCCAGAGCCCTG GAAACATGCTCCTTTGCCTGTCCCCTGCCTGGCTGATGAAGGTGGCTTCTGCAGGCcaagagggagaggcagaccTGTTGGTCTCCAAGGCTGTGAGCTTCTATCCAGGAGGCCTGACattcctggatgattttgttcccCCTCGCCATGCCACCTACTTCCTGGCAGGCCTAGGGCCAGAATTTGGCCACAGCAAGGAGGCGGCAGAGCTGGCCCGGCATCTCACTTGCCCCACTGGAGGCTCATCGGAGCTGGCACGGCTGCTGGAGGACCGGCTGCTGATGAGGTGGTTGCTGTCCCAGCAGAGTGGTGTAGCTGTGCCAGCTACCCTGGCTTTCACTTATAGGCCTCCAGGGCTGCTTCGGGGAGGGGATACCAGCCCTGGACTACGGCTGGTGGAGCTCAGTGGGAAGGAGGGCCAGGAAACACTGGTGAAAGAGGAAGTAGAGGCCTTTGTGCACTCCAAGGCCTTGGGTGATGCTTCACAG GTGGCTGTGAGGCTCAGTGGCTGGCGCTGGCGGGGACAGCAGGTATTGCCTCTGCACCTGCAGGAAGAGCCATCCACAGTGGTGaacacagtgctgggattgctggagaagctggaggaggaggagagtgtcCTTGTGGAGGCCATGTGCCCACCTGTCCGGCTGCCCTTACCAG GGAGTCCTGCACCTGGCCCTGAGCTGGCTGTGCGTATCTGTGCAGTGGTGTGTCGGATTCAGGGTGATAGGCCCCTACTGAGTAAG GTGGTGTGTGGCGTGGGCCGAGGGGATCAACCCGTGCGGCACCACTATACCCTGCCGAGGTCACTGGGGGTGGCGCTGGCCCAGTGTGGCCTGGAAGAAGAGGCACAGGTGGCGCTACTGGAGCAGGGCATCAAAGAAGCAGCTGAGGCCGCGTTGGCCGCAGTGCTGGCCCTGGAGGCCGGACTGAGTGTGGAGCAGCGTGGTGGACGCCAAGTGCACACTGACTTCCTCG GCGTGGACTTCGTTCTCACAGTGGTCGGACGCACGCTGACTCCCGTGGTCCTTAAGCTGAATAGTGGCCTGTGCCTAGAGACATGCGGCGCGCTCGAGGGACTGTGGGCCATGCCACGCCTGAGACGCTCAGCTGAGGAGGCAGCAGCCGCACCGCTGGTGGAGACCATGCTGCGGCGCTCAGGGCGCCACCTCATGGACGGAAAGCAGCTGCTGGTGATCGGCGCCGGCGGCGTCAGCAAGAAGTTCGTGTGGGAGGCGGCGCAGGACTACGGACTGAAG GTGTCATTGGAGTCCAGAAAAGGGTGTCCTCAGATCCAGAGTTACCTGAAGTGGGTGCTAAGCACTCTGTCCTCTGTGAAAGCGGCAAGTTCTCTTAATGCCTGA